The Setaria viridis chromosome 2, Setaria_viridis_v4.0, whole genome shotgun sequence DNA window GCAAAGACTAGATAGTCAATAGCTGTACCTTTCTCAATAGCTGTACCTTTCTCAATTAACCAAGCAAAGACTAGTCAATAGCAAAGACTATGACAATTAGTTTGACTGTTTTCATGGTTAAACAAGTAACCTCTCTCTGCCTCTGCTGGAACAGGGGCTATTGTTCTTAATATGTTTCCTGCTCATACAGAAACATTAATCCTGTGCCATTCCACAGCTCACTGTCTATTCTTTCCTCCACCTGCTCTGTTATCTTCCTGAGGAGACAGGAGAGTCGCCAAATGGAGATGCACCTTTCTGCAGCTCTCCAGGTATTCATCACTTTTCTCTGCCTCCTCAAGGATGAGATGAACCTGCAGCAGCATTCATTATAGAATTCATCTCCTTTTAAGGTGGTGCACaatcttcatttttctttgacGAACCTTCCCGACCCACACAGCTGGAAAAGCTATTACCTGGCAGGTGACTTGGACTACTGGAGTGGACTGACTTGACCAAGTAACCTCTGGGAAGGCGAAAAGAACCCAAAAGACGAGTCATCGCCTGACTATTACAGTCCATTCAACAGCTATGGTGATGGCTCCGGCTCTGGGTCCGTAAGCAAAGGTTTGACAGTAAAGATCTCTGTACCTTTCTCAGCTGGTAGTGCTACTCAATCACTGACAGGCAGGAAATTTCAAAGATGAAACATCGATCTCGTGCATGGACTATTGTATTGGACCAACCTTTATGTCTCTCTCACTTGTTCTTACATGCTTGATGTCCTCAGAGTCTTAAGCCAGAGGCATCTCATGCTATTTATCCAAAGCTCCTTTTATAAGTTATCTCTTCCGCCGGCTGGGTTATCTTCCTGAGGAGAGAATTCCCTAATGGAGAGTTTTCTTTCTGCAGTCCTGGGTGAACTAGCCTCTAGATCCATCAATTTCTTCATCAGCAAAAGCTCCAAGCCAAGGGTGCTGGACGTGGAGGGCAGCCTGCAAAGGGCTCTCCTCCGGGCGCAGGTTATCATCGATGAGGCCACAGGACGCCACATCGCGAACCAAGCTATGCTCCAGCAGCTGGACATGCTGAGAAATGCCATGTACCAAGGCTGTTACAAACTTGACGCCTTCAGATACCAACACCACGATGAGAAGTATGCCGAAGATCAGGTTGTGAGTCATTCTTTCTTTGTCTCCAAAGTAAATTCTATGAAAGGGATATGTTCTTCAAAGAGAAAGACACAGATTTTAGAACAACTGGAAGATGCCCTTGACAATTTGAGCACTATGATCATTGATATGAAAGAGCTGGTTCTGTTCTTGACGAGCTACCCTCACCTGTACCGCCAGCCTTATAGCATGCACCTACTGCTGGGCAAGTGCATGTTTGGCCGCCAGATGGAAGCATACCTTGTTCTCAACTTCCTATTGCACACACAACCTAATGGTGCTGAAGAATTGGAGGTCCTGCCGGTTGTTGGCCCCAGCAAAGTTGGCAAGAGTACCCTTGTCGCACATGTTTGCAATGATGAAAGAGTCCGTGACCATTTTTCAGAAATCATGTTCTTGAGCAACCATGATTTCAAATATGAGAAGTTAACCTATTTGAGGGAAGGATGTGTGAAGAAACATCAGAATTCCACACCGAGCAAATATGGGAGAATGCTCGTTGTTGTTGAGGTGACTGGAGATTTCAATGAAGATGAGTGGAAGAGGTTGTATGCTAGTTCCAAGCAGTGCATGGCAAGTGGTAGCAAAATCATAATAACAAGCCGGTCTGACAAGATCACAAAGCTTGGAACGACGAGGGCAATGACACTGAAATATTTATCCGAGGAAGCATACTGGTACTTCTTCAAAACCCTTGTGTTTGGAAGCACTGATCCCACGATGCACCCGAAGATGGCATATGTGGCCATGGAGATAGCCAGGATGTTGAATCGATCTCTCAATGCTGCAACAACCATTGCCTGTTTGCTGAGGGACAAATTTGACATCCACTTTTGGTGCAAGGTTTTGACCTTTTTGAGAGGGCTCATCAAATGGCACGTCTCCAGTTTTGGTGAGCATCCAGGTGATGCTCTGCGCCAATATAAACCTGCACATCTTTGGAGTATGGTTAGAACTTCTGAAGAGATAGTGGTTCATCATCAGTACAATTGCTCTTCACAAGAGGAGGTCCCAAAGATATCATTGGCGAGTGTGATGTATGGAAACGTTAAGCCTCCTTCTGGGAAGTTTGAAGCCCTAGTATGGAGGTCCCCAATACCGCCCTGCTACAACTACATGTATACTTGTGAGGTTCGTGATCTGAAAACTACAGCTGTTAAGAGGAAGCGTTCTTAATTCTGTCATTTTGAagattatatttatatatgtacATTTTTCAACTGGCAAACAGTACTACTACTAGCTTCTTGCTGTGTGTGAGTTACAAGTGTTCGTTACCAGAATAATGGATGATATTATAATTAAGATACGATTTTCATGGTTCGAAATGAATTGCTTGTCAATGGTCTTACCCCAGATGGACGGGTCTTCAGACACTTgcatctttttttaatatactATGCACTCAATATATGATCTGTTTTTGTCCGTAATTACTAATAATATTGTGGCTTAATTAGAGCACAGACAGATACTAGGCTCGAGTAAAGTTGCTCTTCCATTTCAACCTGAATTTCCGTATCCATTGCGCTCAGCCCAACCCCCCACATACAAGCAATTCATCATATCTCATTTCAAAGTGCAAAAATTTGGTTCAAAAAGATCAAATGGATGCTCACCAAATTCATCCTCCAGGTATTCATCCATACTTTAAGCTCTAGTTTCCCCTGGATCTGAACTCCAATCCGAAGCATGACCCTGCCTTCTGTTGCATTTTGCTCTGTCATCAGTTCTTTTTACCCCATCTAATTTCACCACTTTTGTGATATGATAGTAGAATGTAAAGTCAAAACATTTTAGATGGCATAATGTGCTAGCGACTTCTTTGATACTGTTGGAGCAAGGGATATTCTTAAATCCTAATGCTCAGGTAATGCTTGCAGAGGACTATTGTTTTGgaataatatttaaaattttaCTGTTAGCGGTATCAGCTAAAACGAGACAGCTATTTCCTTTCTTCTGAATTTTGGTGCAAAATCTGGGCTATACACAACTtgtgtttgatcagttagccaaAAAGTGCATCAGGAGCACTACTTTCATAAACAGAGTACAGTCTTCTAACTTCTAAGTGTAATCTCATCAACATTCCCATTTACTTCAACAATAACCATGTATCTGCTGGCTTACGCCCTGCAAGAACAGGGTGCTCACTGAACATTTTTTTCCCTCCAGCTATTCATCCATacttaagggtctgtttggtagagctccatctgatttgGATTCTCTATGGGAGTTGATTCTCTAAGAGAAGTGATtatgtggctgaaagtgattctctagcataaactcttaaaactAGGACGGAGAATctcttcacagaatcaggagaagctatttttttttcagctcccagcctcttagttcatttcagagaatcactccACGAAATTAACAAAGAATCACTTCTCTTTGAAAAACTGTTTGGTAGAGTTTCTACTATAATTAGGAGAGAATCACCTCTGGGAGatctgccaaacgcaccctagcTCTAAGCTCTAGTTTCCCCAGGATATGAACTCCAATCTGAACCATGACTCTGGACTTCTGATGCAAGTAGCTCCGTCATCAATTCTTTTTAGTCCATCTAATTTCACCACTTTTGTGATATGATAGTAGAAAGTAAAGTCAAAATATTTTAGATGGCATAATAATGTGATGGTGACTTCTTTGATACTGTTGGAGCATGGCATGGGATATTCTTAAATATTGTTTGCAGAGAAATATTGTTTTGGataatatttaaaattttaCTGTTAGCAGTATCAGCTAAAACGGGACAGCTATTTCCTTTCTTCTGATTTTTTGGTGCAAAATCTGGGCTATACTGCTATAGACTAACTTGTGTTTGGTCAATTAGCCAAAAAGTGCATCAGGCCAGCAATGGTTATTATAGTTCTTAGCTGATACAAAAAAACACACATAATTTCTGGGTGTCATGCAGTACTGCAGAGCAGAGGAACCATTAATTTCCACACCAtgacttcctttttttttaatgttcTAAGTTCAATCTGCATATCAATTTGTGAGCAGAGCCTCACGATCATGATCAGCGACTTGCATATTCTTGCAGCTACTGCAGTATGCCTTTTTTTTTGGGTGATGCCTGCTCCCCTATTTCTCCTTGATGATGACATAGACGGATGGACCATGCAACCACCCATCCGGTTCAAGTATCTGGCCATGCTGAAAAGATATGGATGGAGACCAAGGTTTTAAATCTCCGGCTATGGCGAAGCTATAGCTATTTGAGGCTGATCAAGCTATTTGTGTTTATGTACAACTTAGCGGCTAGAGCCCGCTATAGCCTCATTTAGCTCCGCTGTAGCTGTTTTAGAGGTTATCCGCTAAATACCTTTAGCTGGAGATTTAAAACCTTGATGGAGGCATGGAGTGACAGTCCCCATTGATTGCAGATATGGTTACCCCATTTTGGGCTGGTGTTGGAGAAATTCAAAGAGTTACCGCTTTGTTAGAATTTTCAGTGAAGCACGGAGAAGCACTTGGATTTTGTTACTGATGACCTGTGGAGGAAAAAGAATTTTGTTACTGATGACCTgtggaggaaaaagaagatAAGCTCGTTAAGAGAGCAATGCTGCCGTGGGTTCTTGTTAGGATCAGAGCAAGGTCACATCTCCCTGATGACTCGCAGCGAAGTTAAGTCTCTGACAGCGAAGGAAATCTACAGGTGGCCccgagacggtgatggccgAAGCTGCCATTTTTGACGGTGCGTGTCACAGTCAAGAATCACTTCAGGAAAAATGTTCATCAAGTGTAGTTTTTCCAACATTTCCTGGACCACAATTGGTAGTGAGGACGCCAAAATAGCTTGGACAGAGCAACTGCACTAGGGTTGAGAGAGTATGGATAAGTTACCTGGAGGTGGAAACTGGCAGCATATATTTGCATGAAGACCCCCTGGTTCGGATGTGGCTCAtgtcaccggcggcggccacagCCGCCGTCCGCCCTGGTCGGAAGCCGCAACTCCGTCACCAGCGGCGGCCACAGCAGCCCGGGTTGAGCCCATAAAACTGCGTGTAGTTTCACGTTTTATGCTGTATAAATCGATCCATATAGCATCAAATCAGTCCATTATCTCATTGTAAAATGAATTTGCCTTGATCCAGCCCGGGTCCGGCTGCAGTTATGGCTCCGCCCTGACCATCACCCATCGCCCTGCTGAGAGCCTGAGACCACAGCCCCAACCAGTCAGTCGTAGCCGTCGTCGACTACGAGTCGATGACTAGCTTGGACTTGTTCATGCCATCGTGTGAATTTTCCCCTCTTTTTATTTCTGTGAGCTAAACAAGCCCAGCAACCTAGCTAGTAGCTCCTAGCCTCTAACTGCGCCGTTCAATTGTCCTGCTGGTCAAATCAATACCCAGCAGCCAAACATGGAGGCAGTTGTCTCGGCGATCATCGGCGACCTCGCCGGTAGATCCATCTCTTTCCTTGTCGACACATACCTCAACCTGACGGCACCAACgaccggcgacgacgacgagaggCTGCAcaggctgcagcagctgctgcgtCGTGCCCACGTCATCGCcggggaggcggagcggcggcgtgtCACGAACCACTCCATGCTGCTGCAGCTGAACACCATGAGAGAGGAGAAGTACAGAGGGCACCACGCGCTGGATCACATGCTGGCCGGCCGCCGAGCCCGCAgcagggacgacgacggcgaccaggATGACCAGCGACggcacgccgacgacgacgacggtccGGTGAGCCATCATCATCCCTTCGCCATGTCTCAGTTCAATCCTGCCAAGCGTGCCCGCCTGGTGATCCGTAGCAGGGATGGTCATCGTCAGAGCGAGAAACGGATGCAGCAAGCTCTGAAGCGCCTAGAAACCATAATCACTGACGTGAAAGATGAGTTCGTCGTGTTCTTGACCGCTTGTCCTCCCTTGGGGCGCCAGCCATACAGCTCCTACATGATCATCGACAAGTGCATGTTCGGTCGCCAAATGGAGATGGAACGTGTCGTCACCTTCCTACTacacactacgggaaaccttgaatttgccgagtgtaattacttcgccgagtgtattatttcgggcactcggcgaaggaccagtttgccgagtgcaataccaaaaatactcggcaaacataatacactcggcgaaggaccggtttgccgagtgccaccacaaaaacactcggcaaacacccacgaggcactcggcaaagatggacactcggcaaactgacgagcacgtgacttccccgtgccgccgccgtcgcgactGTGTGACGGGCgttaggctttgccgagtgtctacggggggcactcggcaaagccactagtttgccgagtgtcgtgatggcacactcggcaaagtggcgagtatgccgagtgctagggggaacactcggcatactatagggtttgccgagtgtcttttgacacactcggcaaaagtaatttttttcccctcctccaccctccaaacgttttacactccacatgtatggcatttggcactgcatggtagatggtggactattttttgacctgtttgctatatttaatcaattaatttcatttagagtaattttttgatttaagtcaaatttgaactgcaggtggttggaataatggaataatatgagtggaaaaatcatattcatgttagtgagtccaaaatgaggtctcacccagaaaatgaaaagaaatttcgaacattttgctaaggaaacacgactacgaacgtgtggccaaatgattgtttaattctcaaaaatacaaacgaagtttgaaaatcatgagattttgcaagatgctatgatttcatatgcagaggctgtggtaaaaaattgacaaggtttcgcacaagttttgacatatgatgtttagaattcgaagcatctcccgagaggattcgtagaagttgaaaggatccggtaagattttgagacgAATCGATACATGTATTTCTCATTgagtccaattttttttataggctatagagaacatagattggttcatgtcaaattttgggaatttttcagatccgtttgataatttttattcattaattgcacgtatatgaatttaatagatataaatttaatatgagctataaatccatgaaatgatggaacaatattacttaaaaaatgaaatacgcaatgtttagtgaatttgactaggtttttgcaaactttacaatcttttAATTAATAAAACTAGTTTGACATGAAATAATAGTACTCATTTGCTGAGTGTCAAGgtatggcactcggcaaagagccgatttgccgagtgtcaaacttgggacactcggcaaacatcgccGCGGTCCACCTGCCAGTCGCACTCTGAAAtccgaaaaaaaaattgaaaaaaaatgtttgccgagtgcttgtgatcaagcactcggcaaagcctttgccgagtgctagatcacaagcactcggcaaacatcgaCGCGGTCCACCTGCCAGACGCACTGCAAAATtcgaataaaaaaattaaaaaaaaatgtttgccgagtgctcctgatctagcactcggcaaaggctttgccgagtgctacatcataagcactcggcaaagtggcccTATCCACACTTAACGCACCGCGCGCCTGACGCCTGGCCACACGCACGCCAACAGCCACGCACGCACACGgccgcgcccgcagccgcccggccccccgcgcccgcgccgccgccgccgccgccgcccggccccccgcgcccgcgccgcccggccgcgccgccgccgctgcccgcccgcgccgggataaggcgccggccgccggccccccggcctcccctgcgccgccgccggctccccggcctcccctgcgcccccggccggcctcccctgcgcccccggccggcctcccgcgccggccccccgcggccgcccccgtccggccgccgcaccgtcCGGTAagttgaaaatgttgaaaatattagagaatgcatggaattagaaattagaaattaaatgttgaaaatattagagaggtggtaggatgtggtagcatttattttagaaattagaggcaTGGATTTAGAAAGttcgagaagaaggaagagtagaaattagaaaatgttgaaaagaatagaggtgtggttggttgtggttgtggttgttggccatcgtgccaactctttggtgagattgtggttgtcggctatcgtgccgtttattatgttgcaggttttggaaacctccccgtgcaggggagttgctgccaaaattttgacttaaacaatgctttgtttcttttgttgcaggagaggcttacaaggaccgtcctcgactcgtcactttgcaggatagcaaggtgaggcatgctacacctctctttccgtataatgttcgtatatcacgtaacctagttaggcgtctcccgttcgaaagagatacggttggaaatatgcagatctttgcatatctataatcgtatctgttttgaattgtccacgttttttggacagcccgaggatgtgtaggtgggtttagtatccatggtctactccgacccgagataaaatttcggcagcacctccctgttgttctccagatacacaatctcctatcaaggacgtgtatttggagaacagcggggaggtgctgcagaaattttatctcgggtcggagtagaccatggatactaaacccacctacacatcctcgggtgggattaggacctatctttacctagtagacaatataggacatgcattacgaggcgcgcatccaggccatcatcgaattcaaCGCTCAATATAGACatatgaaggttagaaaagaggaggcaagaacaatgaacatgactaaggaccaattcatgagggtaagtaaagaacgttgatgcttactatttctgattaattaggcttattttcttgtttcatatgtcacacgcttgatgatgtaggtgcctccgtggtggtgtcgtgcgcatatgccgtgctgggagaggatggtcgacgtgtggttggagcccgggtggttggagaaccaccttgcttgccggcagcggcgtttgcagatgccgactgcaccacaccatcaaggcagcctaagccttgatgaatatagagaaaaatgggtacgcaacttcaattctttattgtaacgttcagtgctacgtaatttttaatgattttgtattttgccgcagtcggcgtcacatgatggccgaccttgctcccagctcaaggcatgggtcctctccaaaaagggcaaggcgacggccgatatagatttcaacccagacgacccatccgaggcgtacagccaccctagcatacacagccgcgtcagcgagtatacaaagatggctagggaggttcacgggccagacttcgatccgagctccgaggacattgatggagaaatcgtgatgagggtgggaggaggcaagaagcatggccgatattggattggcgacggcgtcatcgacacggcctctactcccactctctcccagatccgagctaggagcacggactcgagcctggcggtacggccacgacccaccgctgcacagttccagatggaggctctacaggttctttctcttccattcatcgttcgtttgttgttatactttagctttgcattataacattgcaatgaaatattgtaggcccaggtggaagaatcaaggaaggcacaagaggagattaaggcgcagatggaggcgcagatggaggaaatgcggcggaggatggaggaggaaaaccggattaggatggagcagatgttccagtacatgcagaactttgcttcgagcatgggacagtctttgcctccgccaccgccgatgatgttccctccgtctcagccacccacgactactcctgtgtgtcacttgacacattgtgcttaagattcaatagtttaaatttgacaactttagatgtcacctcagaatgtcctatcctatgtgcagaatcaatcggcggcttcgaataatgaagatcaagatttgtcgcagtggtctccttggcctccacggaagtagacttggttgtgaacaatgtggaaactaaattgtgagaagaacttggatttatggattatttcgtgcttatgttgaactatgcctgtggtgtttatgaattatgcctgtggttgtgaattatccatgtggttgtttattacaaatgcctatgtgtattgtgaattgagaggggtccgttatacgtggcaaaatgttgaaaggggggggggttctggtcactttgccgagtgtaacactcagcaaagaggggcctttgccgagtgttttggccttaacactcggcgaaggggCATTTCCCAGGTGTCCGaaggcttgtttgccgagtgctagggacaaggcactcggcaaacaaggggtctttgccgagtgccaggcgggaggcactcggcaaaggccctaATTCCCGGCCACGCGGGcaggggtctttgccgagtgcccccctaacactcggcaaagggaccgtgtttgccgagtgccaggcgcgtgacactcggcaaactcccggtctttgccgagtgttggcactcggcaaagacccggtgtttgctgagtgcctcccgtctggcactcggcaaacccgccgttaccccgACGCCATCAGCGCGCATTTCACCGAGTACattttttcgccgagtgttttttggctgtcggcaaaatgtttgccgagtgttcgagttttgacactcggcaaactagtctttgccgacacaaaatttgccgtgtgctctttgccgagtgttacactcggcaaagcctttgccgagtgtttttaggcctttgccgagtgccccgggcactcggcaaagcttctgtttcccgtagtgacacgacgacgaagaagaagatgatgatgatgatggtggtggtgcttcgAAGCTAGGTATCCTGCCCATTGTAGGCCCCAGAAAAGCCGGAAAGAACACCCTTGTCGAGCATGCTTGCAACGACGAGAGGGTGCGAGATCACTTCTCGCAGATAGTATCTTTCACCCTTGGCGACCTTGTAGATGAAAACACACTGACCCTTAGAAGAGGCCGAGTGATCAGGCATCGGCGCTGCCCCTCAGATGAAGGCAGGGTATTGGTCATTGTTGAACTGGATGGAGATAGGAATTCAAGAGGTATGGATTGTACTATCATGGAGGATTTGTTCAGAAGACTGCGATCCATCAGCAGAACTCGCGTCCCGTGTGTAAGTAAAATCATAGTCACAAGCCGATCCGACAAGATTGCGAGTCTCGGAACAACGGAACCTCTTAGGTTAGATCATGTAGCTAAAGAAGCTTATTGGTACTTCTTTAAGGTGTGTGCATTTGGAAGCACAGACGCCTCAGAGCACCCGGAACTGGTATCAATAGCCATGGACATGGCAGTGGAGATGGATAGGTGTTTCGGGCTCCTGGACGTATTTGCTGGACGCTTGAGATCAAATTTCAATGCTCGTTTTTGGAGGTTGATGCTGGCGGTTGTAAGAGAattcaagaagaagaatctcCTCATGAACGATGCATGCCATAGTGATCAAAACCGGGAGGTGACCGAGCCGGCATCATTTAACCCCAAAAGAACCCATGATCAGTTTGTGTGTCATGGCGACTATGAACTAACAGGCTTTGTGGACGGAGAAGTTCCAATGATATCATTGCACGATCTCATTTTTGAAGGCACCAGGCCACGAGGAAATCCCGCACACCACCTTACTACAGCCACGCGTACAGCTTCGAGATACTGAGGCCACAGTGTATGGCCATCACTCAGCAGGAAGAAGACAGCAGTTAAGAATATTGTCAGCTGAGCCGATGAtaattttttgtgtgtgtttaGATATGTTCAGTCATCTGTTGAAGTGTATACTTGACATTTCTGAAGGGCAGAGCCTATTGTAATTGTGTGATGCAAGGTACTATGATCCCAGACTCATATCTTTTTGTGGTTACTTAATCAAGTCTGTCCTTTCCAGTAGTCCAAGTCACCTAACCGTGTCATAAGCTTAGTCAAAGAGAAACGAAGACCGGCACGCACCACAAAGGAAGTCTAGAGATCAACAGTTCTGGTATTAATGAGCTTGTAATTTCCTCATCTGGAACTACCCTCCAGCCATACACATAGAAACGAAATTGAGGTCAATTTCCACTCAGAGTTGTACCCCCCACCTCTCGTAGAAGGCCTATCTGTCATGACAAAATGCACCCAGATGTGACGACGAGGGGAGACCGATTTCGTCAACACCCAGATGTGATCGTCAAACACTACTTACGCTTTTCACTTAATGAAATGCACATGCTAGTCATCCTTTCTCCATTGCAGTCCCTTCCTGTAAGGAGTGCGGTCCTTTCTTTTATCAACAAATGCTCGAAAGTTGAAACCTGGCACGCGTGTTTCCTACTATTGCATCTTTCAAAGTTAAGCTGTAGTAGTTTCTAGTCTAGCGCTTAGTCACCAGCTATTTTCTAGCTGCTCTGTATTAGGTCGGTAAAAGCTCCTTATGTAATGCTCAAACTCTTATGCGTGTGTCCGATTGGCCAAGGGCGACAGCCAACTAAAACAACCAAGAGAAAAGGAAACGGAGGAACTTGAGGCGTTAGAGCATAGCTTGGTTTGTGATGTGTACGTTAGAGCAGGGTCCAGCAGAGCCTGAGTGTGGCGAATGAAAATGGCCAAAGGATCCTGAAACATGCAGCGTCTCTAGCATATTTACTCTCTCAGTTTAAGTTTTCTAGAAGAAACAAATGCCATACATGAATTGTCACATGATCTGGAGCAAAAAATAGAAAGCTATCTGCCGTCTAGAGCAGACATTGTGATATCATTAACACTAGATGGCATAA harbors:
- the LOC117844655 gene encoding uncharacterized protein isoform X1; protein product: MAPDGRRPISNVNLHLDASVLGELASRSINFFISKSSKPRVLDVEGSLQRALLRAQVIIDEATGRHIANQAMLQQLDMLRNAMYQGCYKLDAFRYQHHDEKYAEDQVVSHSFFVSKVNSMKGICSSKRKTQILEQLEDALDNLSTMIIDMKELVLFLTSYPHLYRQPYSMHLLLGKCMFGRQMEAYLVLNFLLHTQPNGAEELEVLPVVGPSKVGKSTLVAHVCNDERVRDHFSEIMFLSNHDFKYEKLTYLREGCVKKHQNSTPSKYGRMLVVVEVTGDFNEDEWKRLYASSKQCMASGSKIIITSRSDKITKLGTTRAMTLKYLSEEAYWYFFKTLVFGSTDPTMHPKMAYVAMEIARMLNRSLNAATTIACLLRDKFDIHFWCKVLTFLRGLIKWHVSSFGEHPGDALRQYKPAHLWSMVRTSEEIVVHHQYNCSSQEEVPKISLASVMYGNVKPPSGKFEALVWRSPIPPCYNYMYTCEERLTRTVLDSSLCRIARHMKVRKEEARTMNMTKDQFMRVPPWWCRAHMPCWERMVDVWLEPGWLENHLACRQRRLQMPTAPHHQGSLSLDEYREKWSASHDGRPCSQLKAWVLSKKGKATADIDFNPDDPSEAYSHPSIHSRVSEYTKMAREVHGPDFDPSSEDIDGEIVMRVGGGKKHGRYWIGDGVIDTASTPTLSQIRARSTDSSLAVRPRPTAAQFQMEALQAQVEESRKAQEEIKAQMEAQMEEMRRRMEEENRIRMEQMFQYMQNFASSMGQSLPPPPPMMFPPSQPPTTTPNQSAASNNEDQDLSQWSPWPPRK
- the LOC117844655 gene encoding uncharacterized protein isoform X2, encoding MLQQLDMLRNAMYQGCYKLDAFRYQHHDEKYAEDQVVSHSFFVSKVNSMKGICSSKRKTQILEQLEDALDNLSTMIIDMKELVLFLTSYPHLYRQPYSMHLLLGKCMFGRQMEAYLVLNFLLHTQPNGAEELEVLPVVGPSKVGKSTLVAHVCNDERVRDHFSEIMFLSNHDFKYEKLTYLREGCVKKHQNSTPSKYGRMLVVVEVTGDFNEDEWKRLYASSKQCMASGSKIIITSRSDKITKLGTTRAMTLKYLSEEAYWYFFKTLVFGSTDPTMHPKMAYVAMEIARMLNRSLNAATTIACLLRDKFDIHFWCKVLTFLRGLIKWHVSSFGEHPGDALRQYKPAHLWSMVRTSEEIVVHHQYNCSSQEEVPKISLASVMYGNVKPPSGKFEALVWRSPIPPCYNYMYTCEERLTRTVLDSSLCRIARHMKVRKEEARTMNMTKDQFMRVPPWWCRAHMPCWERMVDVWLEPGWLENHLACRQRRLQMPTAPHHQGSLSLDEYREKWSASHDGRPCSQLKAWVLSKKGKATADIDFNPDDPSEAYSHPSIHSRVSEYTKMAREVHGPDFDPSSEDIDGEIVMRVGGGKKHGRYWIGDGVIDTASTPTLSQIRARSTDSSLAVRPRPTAAQFQMEALQAQVEESRKAQEEIKAQMEAQMEEMRRRMEEENRIRMEQMFQYMQNFASSMGQSLPPPPPMMFPPSQPPTTTPNQSAASNNEDQDLSQWSPWPPRK